The Erythrobacter sp. F6033 genome window below encodes:
- a CDS encoding acyl-CoA dehydrogenase family protein, with the protein MDFAIPADLQAYLDELDAFIEAEIKPLEQADDNIRFFDHRREYERTDFEAGGLPREDWEALLREATARADKAGHWRFSAPKQYGGKDGSNLWMAVIREHFARQGLGLHNDLQNEHSIVGNFPFVAMFDQWGTEEQKQEFITGGFNRERRVAFGLTEPDHGSDATHMETTAVRETRDGVDGWRIDGEKMWITGMHVATHCAMFARTSGEAGQASGITCFLVPNPTEGLKIEEWMWTFNMPTDHPRLSVNNVWVPDDAILGVEGRGLALAQSFVHQNRIRQAASSCGAAMFCIDESVKYARERKPFGEPLSKNQGIQFPLVELATQAEMLRLLIFKTAWEMDNMPHEEIERTISDKVSMCNYWANRLVCEAADRAMQVHGGIGYSRHKPFEHIYRHHRRYRITEGSEEIQMRKVGAYLFGYLGPRKKEMQRQFD; encoded by the coding sequence ATGGACTTCGCAATTCCCGCAGACCTGCAAGCCTATCTCGACGAACTCGACGCCTTTATCGAGGCTGAGATCAAGCCGCTTGAGCAGGCGGACGACAATATCCGCTTCTTCGATCACCGCCGCGAATATGAGCGGACGGATTTTGAAGCGGGCGGGTTGCCGCGTGAGGACTGGGAGGCGTTGCTGCGCGAGGCCACGGCGCGGGCGGACAAGGCCGGCCATTGGCGCTTCTCCGCGCCCAAGCAATATGGCGGCAAGGATGGCAGCAACCTCTGGATGGCTGTCATCCGCGAACACTTCGCGCGCCAAGGGCTGGGCTTGCACAATGATCTTCAAAACGAACACAGCATCGTCGGCAATTTCCCCTTCGTCGCCATGTTCGATCAATGGGGAACAGAGGAGCAGAAGCAGGAGTTCATCACAGGCGGTTTCAACCGGGAGCGCCGCGTCGCATTCGGCCTGACCGAACCCGATCATGGCTCCGATGCCACCCACATGGAAACCACTGCAGTGCGTGAGACCCGCGACGGCGTGGATGGCTGGCGGATAGATGGCGAGAAGATGTGGATCACCGGCATGCATGTCGCGACGCATTGCGCGATGTTTGCCCGCACATCGGGCGAGGCGGGACAGGCGAGCGGGATCACCTGCTTCCTCGTCCCCAACCCCACCGAAGGGCTGAAAATCGAGGAATGGATGTGGACGTTCAATATGCCCACCGATCACCCGCGTCTCTCGGTCAACAATGTCTGGGTGCCGGACGATGCGATCCTTGGCGTGGAAGGACGCGGCCTCGCGCTGGCGCAAAGCTTCGTCCATCAGAACCGTATCCGGCAAGCCGCCTCAAGCTGCGGTGCGGCGATGTTCTGCATCGATGAAAGCGTTAAATACGCGCGGGAGCGCAAACCGTTCGGCGAGCCGCTGTCCAAGAACCAAGGCATACAGTTTCCGCTGGTCGAATTGGCAACGCAGGCGGAAATGCTGCGCCTGCTGATTTTCAAGACGGCATGGGAAATGGACAATATGCCGCATGAGGAGATCGAGCGGACGATCTCCGACAAGGTCTCGATGTGCAATTACTGGGCGAACAGGCTGGTCTGCGAAGCCGCCGACCGTGCGATGCAGGTCCATGGCGGCATCGGCTATTCACGCCACAAACCTTTCGAGCATATCTACCGCCACCACCGGCGATATCGCATCACCGAAGGCAGCGAAGAGATACAAATGCGCAAAGTCGGCGCTTATCTTTTTGGTTATCTGGGGCCCCGAAAGAAAGAGATGCAGAGGCAATTCGACTAA
- a CDS encoding phosphotransferase → MSIAPDELLDGLGRVMACAGLTAPSDLVRLTGGATMESWRFECGDDAFVLRRAPSLEFMKDRPFGHDVEAAVIRAAGAAGVAAPEVVVELEPDDGIGSGFVMRALPGTPNPKDILNMDEPDRLLSECAANLARIHSLGRDDVPQAVPVMDYRAVIADLKRQFEEAGGDRPIIALGLKWMEDNCPEANEPVLNHGDFRMGNLLAQDGWLTGVLDWELAHFGDYHEDLAFGCMAVWRFARYDRPALGLGDLETYFDAYEANGGRKVDRKRFRYWLIHRTVWWALGCLKMAAIWRSGEDRMLERVVISRRTSEQELDLLMLLEEDAPEQERSRLVQSPSAAPQVGEATDGELAIAIHEWLGTVKDRFEGHDRFQYAVARNALGMISRYDATAIPAFENAPLARQAMSGEATLADTGLLTQLREAILATIMQDVPKYPALAIARKKWTGKE, encoded by the coding sequence ATGTCGATTGCGCCAGACGAATTGCTGGATGGTCTTGGCCGGGTGATGGCCTGTGCTGGGCTGACCGCGCCATCGGACCTTGTGCGGCTGACCGGCGGCGCGACCATGGAAAGCTGGCGGTTTGAGTGCGGTGATGATGCATTTGTTCTGCGCCGCGCGCCAAGCCTCGAATTTATGAAAGACCGCCCGTTTGGCCACGATGTTGAGGCCGCTGTGATCCGAGCAGCAGGCGCAGCAGGCGTTGCTGCGCCCGAAGTGGTGGTTGAGCTGGAGCCGGATGACGGCATCGGCAGCGGTTTTGTGATGCGCGCTTTGCCGGGAACTCCGAACCCGAAAGACATCCTCAACATGGATGAACCGGACCGGTTGTTATCGGAATGCGCGGCGAATCTGGCGCGCATTCATTCGCTTGGACGGGACGACGTGCCGCAGGCTGTGCCGGTGATGGATTACCGCGCAGTAATCGCCGATCTGAAACGCCAATTCGAGGAGGCAGGCGGCGACCGCCCGATCATCGCGCTTGGCCTGAAATGGATGGAGGACAATTGTCCTGAGGCAAACGAGCCGGTGCTCAATCATGGCGATTTCCGCATGGGCAATCTGCTTGCGCAGGATGGCTGGCTGACCGGCGTGCTCGATTGGGAGTTGGCGCATTTCGGCGACTATCACGAAGATCTCGCCTTTGGTTGCATGGCTGTATGGCGGTTCGCGCGGTATGATCGCCCCGCGCTGGGTCTGGGCGATCTGGAGACCTATTTTGACGCTTACGAGGCGAATGGCGGGCGCAAAGTGGACCGCAAACGCTTCCGCTATTGGCTGATCCACCGTACCGTGTGGTGGGCGCTGGGCTGTCTGAAAATGGCGGCAATCTGGCGCAGCGGTGAGGATCGGATGCTAGAGCGGGTCGTCATTTCGCGGCGCACGAGCGAGCAGGAGCTCGATCTGCTGATGCTGTTGGAAGAGGATGCGCCTGAGCAAGAACGGAGCCGCCTTGTCCAATCACCAAGCGCAGCTCCGCAAGTTGGCGAGGCGACCGATGGTGAACTGGCCATTGCCATTCACGAATGGCTCGGAACGGTCAAAGATCGTTTCGAGGGGCACGACCGTTTCCAATACGCCGTTGCCCGAAATGCGCTGGGTATGATCTCGCGCTATGATGCAACGGCGATCCCCGCATTTGAAAATGCACCGTTGGCGAGACAAGCTATGTCTGGCGAAGCGACCTTGGCAGATACAGGTTTGCTCACTCAACTGCGTGAGGCAATTCTTGCTACGATCATGCAGGATGTGCCCAAATACCCCGCGCTCGCAATTGCCCGCAAAAAGTGGACAGGAAAAGAATAA
- a CDS encoding dienelactone hydrolase family protein yields the protein MKKRHIALAALALIGVGAGSAVIIASPTVHKGAPGEMPELGRYGEFSVGTQEFTMELPDRVTFSKAAMVTGGIEPTERALKVRMYYPAAPNGQELVSYSHTMAPPDMEPVTLDYTGRAYEGAPVVADRTAYPLVIMSHGFNGWSTQFSNLAEHIASRGYVVASIDHADMQLEGLTDFLHSFAQVLASRSLDQRQVLAQILKRNATEDSGIFDAVNPEQVAVIGYSMGGYGALATAGGDYDYESGTFGAVPAEALDPVRAAGSQDAGIDAVIAFAPWGGQSDNRVWSADTLSKITVPVLIVAGNQDDVSNYEDGISWIFNSLSGADAHMLVFREARHNIVGNDFDLPEGAPFRAMEFVKEPVWRQDRINGINQHFVAAFLDLHLKGDADKAAYLNVPTSNANEGQWDVSTGEQLNGKMAGSNETEHWRGFQRRWALGLDMLQKPAGE from the coding sequence ATGAAGAAACGTCATATCGCGCTCGCCGCGCTCGCTCTGATCGGGGTTGGAGCAGGCAGCGCCGTCATTATCGCCAGCCCCACCGTGCACAAAGGGGCTCCTGGCGAAATGCCCGAACTGGGTCGCTATGGTGAATTCTCCGTCGGCACGCAGGAATTCACGATGGAATTGCCAGACCGCGTGACGTTTTCGAAAGCGGCGATGGTAACGGGCGGCATTGAACCTACCGAGCGGGCGCTCAAAGTGCGGATGTATTATCCGGCGGCCCCCAACGGTCAGGAGCTTGTCAGCTACAGCCACACGATGGCACCGCCGGATATGGAGCCGGTGACGCTGGATTACACGGGCCGCGCCTATGAAGGCGCTCCCGTCGTGGCTGACCGCACAGCATACCCCCTTGTCATAATGAGCCACGGCTTCAACGGTTGGAGCACTCAGTTTAGCAACCTCGCCGAACACATCGCATCGCGCGGCTATGTCGTCGCTTCGATCGATCACGCTGACATGCAGTTGGAAGGGCTGACCGACTTTCTGCACTCTTTCGCGCAAGTGCTGGCGAGCCGATCGCTCGATCAGCGGCAAGTGCTTGCGCAGATTCTGAAACGCAATGCCACCGAGGATAGCGGCATTTTCGATGCCGTTAATCCCGAACAGGTCGCCGTGATCGGCTATTCGATGGGCGGTTATGGCGCGCTCGCCACTGCGGGCGGCGATTATGATTATGAAAGCGGCACATTCGGCGCAGTCCCCGCCGAAGCGCTCGATCCCGTCCGTGCCGCGGGATCCCAAGACGCCGGTATCGATGCGGTCATTGCCTTTGCCCCTTGGGGTGGGCAATCGGATAACCGCGTTTGGAGCGCGGACACGCTGTCCAAGATCACCGTGCCCGTATTGATAGTTGCGGGCAATCAGGATGACGTTTCCAATTATGAAGACGGCATCAGCTGGATTTTCAATTCATTGAGCGGAGCGGATGCGCATATGCTCGTTTTCCGAGAGGCGCGGCACAACATTGTCGGCAATGATTTCGACTTGCCCGAAGGCGCGCCGTTCCGCGCGATGGAATTCGTCAAAGAACCAGTATGGCGGCAAGACCGGATCAACGGCATCAACCAGCATTTCGTCGCCGCGTTCCTGGATCTGCATCTGAAAGGCGACGCGGACAAAGCTGCCTATCTGAATGTGCCAACGTCCAACGCCAATGAGGGCCAATGGGATGTCTCCACCGGCGAGCAGCTCAACGGCAAAATGGCAGGCTCTAACGAGACAGAGCACTGGCGCGGGTTTCAACGTCGCTGGGCCCTCGGCCTCGACATGCTGCAAAAGCCTGCTGGCGAATAG
- a CDS encoding M48 family metalloprotease: MKAFRNTAAALAGVGAMLAVAAVPANSQSLGGILGSAKKVAEAASVSDEEIVAYFGQMSEKMDADNPVATLDDPYGARLAALTQGLDSYDGLDLDIKAYLVKDVNAFAMGDGTVRIMAGLMDEFNDDEVRCVIGHEIGHVKLEHGQKRLKRALQQDAALSVAGTASSDVKRIAESELGGLIQDVMYAQHSQKAETRSDDYALKFMADNGYDQEACATAMDKLAAKSASVGGIELLKTHPSPAKRAKRMRKKIS, from the coding sequence ATGAAAGCGTTCAGAAACACAGCTGCAGCGCTGGCAGGTGTCGGCGCGATGCTTGCAGTGGCAGCAGTCCCAGCGAATTCGCAAAGCCTTGGCGGCATTCTTGGTTCGGCCAAGAAAGTGGCCGAAGCTGCGAGTGTTTCGGATGAGGAAATCGTCGCGTATTTCGGGCAAATGTCCGAGAAAATGGACGCGGACAATCCGGTTGCAACTCTCGATGATCCCTATGGCGCACGGCTCGCGGCACTGACCCAAGGGCTCGATAGCTATGACGGGCTGGACCTCGACATCAAAGCCTACCTTGTTAAGGACGTGAACGCGTTCGCCATGGGTGATGGCACTGTGCGGATCATGGCTGGCCTTATGGACGAGTTTAACGACGATGAAGTGCGCTGCGTTATCGGCCACGAAATCGGTCACGTTAAGCTGGAACATGGCCAGAAGCGTCTGAAACGGGCTCTTCAACAGGACGCCGCGCTGAGCGTTGCTGGCACAGCGAGCAGCGATGTAAAGCGGATCGCCGAGTCCGAACTCGGTGGCTTGATCCAGGATGTGATGTACGCCCAGCATTCGCAGAAGGCGGAAACCCGCTCGGATGACTATGCACTCAAGTTTATGGCCGATAATGGCTATGATCAGGAAGCGTGTGCCACTGCGATGGATAAGCTTGCTGCGAAGAGCGCGAGCGTCGGCGGTATCGAACTGCTGAAGACCCATCCAAGCCCCGCGAAACGCGCGAAGCGGATGCGCAAGAAGATCAGCTGA
- a CDS encoding aldehyde dehydrogenase family protein: protein MVTQYKNLINGEMTDNGEWLDVVNPATEEVIGQVPSSGAGELDKAVAAARAAFKVWKKTTFEERQAVCMAISGVIKENADELYRLLTSEQGKPHAQAKGEIFGAAGLAAAQSTLQLEEEIIQDDDTRLHRHRRVPVGVVGGIVPWNFPIMMAIQKIVPALMAGCTIVLKPSPFTPLTTLRIAELIADKVPAGTVNIITGEDVLGPMITSHADIDKITFTGSTATGKKIMEGASADLKRITLELGGNDASIVMPDADPKKVAEQLFWASFQNAGQVCIAAKRVYIHEDIYDELSQAIADFAKTVVVGDGSEQGTGVGPIQNKKQYDRVLELIQDAKDNGYKFLTGGDKDPSGTGYFVPLTILDNPPEDARIVAEEQFGPVMPLMKFSTEEEAIARANASEYGLAGAVWTADTEKGQEIAEQLETGTVWINEFMHLSPFAPFGGHKQSGFGAEYGKEGLKEFTYPQVITIKKDNVVA, encoded by the coding sequence ATGGTCACGCAATATAAGAACCTGATCAATGGCGAGATGACGGATAACGGCGAATGGCTGGATGTCGTCAATCCTGCGACTGAGGAAGTGATCGGACAGGTTCCGTCATCCGGTGCGGGCGAACTCGACAAGGCCGTCGCTGCGGCGCGGGCCGCGTTCAAGGTCTGGAAGAAAACCACTTTCGAAGAGCGTCAGGCTGTCTGCATGGCGATCTCCGGCGTGATCAAGGAAAATGCGGACGAACTTTACCGTCTGCTGACCAGCGAGCAGGGCAAGCCGCATGCTCAAGCTAAAGGTGAGATTTTCGGCGCGGCCGGTCTTGCCGCGGCGCAATCGACGCTCCAGCTTGAAGAAGAGATTATTCAGGATGACGACACCCGCCTGCACCGTCACCGCCGCGTGCCTGTGGGCGTAGTGGGCGGCATTGTGCCGTGGAATTTCCCGATCATGATGGCGATCCAGAAGATCGTGCCTGCTCTGATGGCGGGTTGCACCATTGTGCTGAAGCCTTCGCCGTTCACACCGCTCACCACTCTGCGCATCGCGGAACTGATCGCGGACAAAGTGCCCGCGGGCACCGTCAACATCATCACCGGCGAAGATGTGCTCGGCCCGATGATCACATCGCATGCCGATATTGATAAGATCACCTTCACCGGATCGACCGCGACGGGTAAGAAAATCATGGAAGGCGCCAGCGCCGATCTGAAACGGATCACGTTGGAGCTGGGCGGCAACGATGCCTCCATCGTGATGCCAGATGCCGATCCCAAAAAGGTCGCAGAGCAGCTGTTCTGGGCAAGCTTCCAGAACGCGGGTCAGGTCTGCATCGCGGCCAAGCGTGTCTATATCCACGAAGACATCTATGACGAGCTGTCCCAAGCTATCGCCGATTTCGCCAAGACTGTTGTGGTCGGTGACGGCAGCGAGCAGGGCACCGGCGTCGGCCCGATCCAGAACAAGAAGCAATATGACCGCGTTCTTGAACTGATCCAGGATGCCAAAGACAACGGCTACAAATTCCTAACCGGCGGTGACAAAGATCCGTCGGGCACAGGCTACTTCGTGCCGCTGACCATCCTCGACAATCCACCGGAAGACGCGCGGATCGTCGCCGAGGAACAGTTCGGCCCGGTTATGCCGCTGATGAAATTCTCGACCGAGGAAGAGGCTATCGCGCGCGCCAATGCGTCCGAATATGGCCTCGCAGGCGCCGTGTGGACCGCCGATACCGAGAAGGGTCAGGAAATCGCAGAACAGCTTGAAACCGGCACGGTCTGGATAAACGAATTCATGCACCTTTCGCCGTTCGCGCCATTTGGCGGGCACAAGCAGTCGGGCTTTGGTGCAGAATACGGCAAAGAAGGCCTAAAGGAATTTACCTATCCGCAGGTTATTACTATTAAGAAGGATAATGTAGTCGCTTGA
- a CDS encoding glutathione S-transferase family protein — MTDAPNDLVLYGSPLSPFLRKAAALCIEKGVAFDVEAVDVFNPPQWFRDISPMKRIPVLRDRSIAEEGIAGTIADSSAICAYVEKKHPEPALYPAEPFAHGRALFIEEYSDTHLAATGGLGIFRPIFFNALQGKDPDLEKAKTTWSGEMPAILTFLDNALGESEYYAGDTLSIADISVTATLIQIALVANMPLGDYPKLAAHYDRVSARPSIAGPFAKANKFIRKTLPDLFDLT; from the coding sequence ATGACCGACGCCCCCAATGATCTCGTACTGTATGGCAGCCCGCTTTCGCCTTTCCTGCGCAAGGCGGCTGCGCTTTGCATAGAAAAGGGCGTCGCATTCGATGTCGAGGCGGTCGATGTCTTCAACCCGCCGCAATGGTTTCGTGACATCTCACCGATGAAGCGTATTCCGGTTCTGCGCGACCGCTCAATCGCCGAAGAAGGCATCGCGGGCACCATCGCCGATAGCTCCGCGATCTGCGCCTATGTCGAGAAAAAGCATCCCGAACCTGCGCTCTATCCGGCCGAGCCATTCGCCCATGGCCGCGCGCTTTTTATTGAGGAATATTCCGACACCCATCTCGCCGCGACGGGCGGGCTCGGCATTTTCCGGCCTATCTTTTTCAATGCGCTGCAAGGCAAAGACCCTGATCTTGAAAAAGCCAAAACCACTTGGTCGGGCGAAATGCCAGCGATCCTTACCTTCCTCGATAATGCGCTGGGCGAGAGCGAGTATTACGCCGGAGATACGCTGTCGATTGCCGATATTTCCGTAACGGCAACGCTTATACAAATCGCGTTGGTCGCGAACATGCCGCTGGGCGATTATCCGAAACTTGCGGCGCATTATGACCGCGTTTCTGCGCGCCCATCCATCGCAGGACCTTTCGCAAAAGCTAACAAGTTCATTCGCAAGACCTTGCCCGATCTGTTTGACCTGACCTAA
- the mtnP gene encoding S-methyl-5'-thioadenosine phosphorylase produces MASEWCIGIIGGSGLYDIEGLEDEQWIAIETPWGEPSDEVLCGRIGDVKVRFLPRHGRGHPVSPSELNSRANIDALKRAGCTDILAISAIGSLREQIEPGRFVVVEQFIDRTVNRESTFFGSGFVTHVSMADPVCPRLSEMAGKAIAACKGKVAVGATYLAMEGPQFSTRAESLMYRQWGADVIGMTAMPEAKLAREAELPYALIGMATDYDCWREGEQVDVAQVVAQMQANGELARDTIVKFIESLPKKRAASPIDTALDDAVITAPDEHEPAMLAKLDAVAGRLLN; encoded by the coding sequence ATGGCGAGCGAATGGTGCATCGGGATCATCGGCGGATCGGGACTCTACGATATAGAGGGCCTCGAAGACGAGCAGTGGATCGCGATTGAAACCCCATGGGGTGAGCCTTCGGATGAAGTGCTGTGCGGGCGCATCGGCGATGTCAAAGTCCGCTTCCTGCCGCGCCACGGACGCGGCCATCCCGTCTCGCCCAGTGAGCTGAACAGCCGCGCCAATATCGATGCGCTGAAACGCGCAGGCTGCACCGATATCCTCGCAATCTCCGCCATCGGATCGCTGCGCGAACAGATCGAGCCGGGGCGCTTTGTCGTGGTCGAACAATTCATCGATCGCACCGTAAATCGCGAAAGCACATTCTTCGGCAGCGGCTTTGTCACCCATGTCTCCATGGCCGATCCCGTCTGCCCGCGCCTGTCAGAAATGGCCGGAAAAGCCATCGCCGCCTGCAAAGGCAAAGTCGCCGTCGGCGCGACCTATCTCGCGATGGAAGGACCGCAATTCTCGACCCGCGCCGAAAGCCTGATGTACCGCCAATGGGGCGCCGATGTCATCGGAATGACAGCCATGCCAGAGGCAAAGCTGGCCCGCGAGGCGGAGTTACCTTACGCCCTGATCGGCATGGCAACCGACTATGATTGCTGGCGCGAAGGCGAGCAGGTCGATGTCGCACAGGTCGTCGCGCAGATGCAGGCGAATGGAGAATTGGCTCGCGACACCATCGTCAAGTTCATCGAAAGCCTGCCCAAAAAACGCGCCGCTTCGCCAATCGACACCGCTCTGGATGATGCCGTCATCACAGCGCCGGATGAGCATGAGCCAGCCATGCTGGCAAAATTGGATGCGGTGGCGGGGCGCTTGCTCAACTAA
- a CDS encoding MarR family transcriptional regulator yields MDSTVNLLGALGLAVADRIQASALDILHRAGETPAALVVIGYGFGLSNDRLGKVLQLSHPGTVRLIDRLVADNLVERRSGSDKRSNALYLTDAGMEKREELLKGRLLAIRPLVESLADEERDMLDDLLRKVLKSASDDDLGRRRICRMCDSEKCANCPIPADFKSSE; encoded by the coding sequence ATGGATAGCACCGTAAACCTTTTGGGTGCCTTGGGGCTGGCAGTGGCCGATCGGATTCAGGCATCCGCGCTCGATATTTTGCACCGGGCGGGCGAAACCCCTGCGGCTTTGGTCGTGATCGGTTATGGCTTTGGCCTGTCGAATGACCGGCTGGGGAAGGTCTTGCAGTTGAGCCATCCGGGCACCGTGCGATTGATCGACAGACTGGTCGCTGACAATCTTGTTGAGCGCCGCAGTGGGAGCGACAAACGCTCCAACGCACTTTATTTGACTGACGCTGGAATGGAAAAGCGAGAGGAACTGTTGAAAGGGCGCTTGCTAGCCATTCGCCCTCTTGTTGAGTCTCTTGCGGACGAAGAGCGCGACATGCTGGATGATTTGTTGCGCAAGGTTTTGAAGTCGGCGAGTGACGACGATCTTGGGCGGCGCCGCATATGCCGGATGTGCGATAGCGAGAAATGCGCCAACTGCCCGATTCCCGCTGACTTTAAATCGTCCGAATAG
- a CDS encoding nuclear transport factor 2 family protein produces MSNASLSPEHQDFYERFKSFWAAPSGDRVAELIAPEATIHFTGAGFMTGAQYAAWMGEALPTFEDMTVTPMDCAGNGEILYIAWEASARLHGEQRTYRGVDRFRIKDGMAIEEHVIFDSAVLTPEGRGGIEQKSG; encoded by the coding sequence ATGTCTAACGCATCACTCTCACCCGAACATCAAGACTTCTATGAACGCTTCAAGTCGTTCTGGGCCGCACCGTCGGGTGATCGCGTCGCAGAACTCATTGCGCCCGAAGCGACCATCCATTTCACTGGTGCGGGCTTTATGACAGGCGCGCAATACGCCGCATGGATGGGAGAAGCCTTGCCAACGTTCGAGGACATGACCGTCACCCCGATGGACTGCGCAGGCAACGGCGAGATACTCTACATCGCTTGGGAGGCATCTGCCCGCCTTCACGGCGAACAGCGGACCTATCGCGGCGTAGACCGTTTTCGGATCAAAGATGGAATGGCGATTGAGGAGCACGTCATCTTTGATTCGGCCGTACTCACTCCAGAAGGTCGCGGCGGCATCGAACAAAAAAGCGGCTAG
- a CDS encoding YciI family protein yields MAKFCFYCRDGENSETLRAVHLEAQREWMAQHDENYLAAGPLTNKNGDFVGSLLIIEAEDEAAARATVNDDPYLVGGVWQSIRVDKFEPVKGRWKAE; encoded by the coding sequence ATGGCCAAATTCTGCTTTTATTGTCGCGATGGTGAGAACAGCGAGACGCTGCGTGCGGTCCACCTTGAAGCCCAGCGGGAATGGATGGCCCAGCATGACGAGAACTATCTCGCCGCAGGGCCTCTGACGAACAAGAACGGCGATTTTGTCGGTTCGCTGCTGATTATCGAAGCCGAAGACGAAGCGGCAGCGCGAGCAACCGTGAACGACGATCCCTATCTGGTCGGCGGCGTGTGGCAGTCGATCCGGGTGGACAAATTTGAGCCGGTTAAGGGGCGCTGGAAGGCAGAGTGA